The DNA segment cataagagacaatgatactgaaatgcaacaactaatAAAGCTTCTTGAATGAGAttagtatattcattggcatatattaaaggatgaagatgttgtaTGTGATATCTTCTAGTGTCATCTTGATGCagtgaagttatgcaatgcctgtaatttgatatttttgatagatagtacctacaaaacaaataggtacatGCTCCtgttacttgactttgttggtgtCACACCAATAGGGATGACATTCTCCTCTGGTTTTGCCTATTTGGAGGGAGaactgttagacaagtggcctcagttatcttaagaaagaggggggggggggggttgaattaagatacaaaactattccccaattaaaatttcactctctctttttggattaacaatgcacccttaacatgaattactcaaaagacaattcaaaataaacttctttaaagcaaaagataaataacaataaataaaagaagtttaaggaaagagagaaatgtaaacttgatttatactggttcggccacttcccgtgcctacgtccagtcctcaagcaacccatttgagattttccactctgtttgtaaaactccttttacaaagtctgaaccacacagggacaacccttcccttgtgttcaggaatcctttataacaagagaccctcggtctcttaatcccttttcagaagtaagaagaagagaagaagaaatctctcttgaaagagaaagatattacaattgaagatcaatcaagattccttattgaatataaaagtgtttgaccaaagaatcctttttgagaggataagacattttagttcagaaaaactctcttaatcttttgagaggataagactttttgggcaataaaaactcAAGAATTTTCGTATCCCAAGTCacttatatataggcctttgatgtccattcaaaaacatttgaaaatatgtGACTGTTGGAAGTTATATTCGAAAAtcatcattggtaatcgattacaataatggtgtaatcgattacacagttgcttctgaagagttatgactcttctcatttgaaatttgagtatttaaacactggtaatcgattaccaacttactgtaatcgattacacaaatttgaaatttaaattcaaatttcttatggttgttttaaaacgttccaaacctctggtaatcgattacaggccatgtgtaatcgattacatgctttctaaaatatttaaaaccttttcaGAAAGCatattggccactggtaatcgattacatcctctggtaatcgattaccagagagtaaatctcaatttaaaatgatttagataaaattctttggctaaaccttttgctttttcaatttggaaacttcttcctaagattctagagatcaacttgatcatatatcttgattttcttggattcttggattcttgtcttgaataaaacttgagaagcacttgatcctttgacatcatcaaaacataaaaataccttGCTTCTACAAGAACATCTAAATAATGTGGTCTAGGCTCTAGAACGGTTTCGAGGTCTTTTTCTCAGACGTGATGCCTTTGTTGGAGTTATTGTTACCAACAGAGAtctagcattgatgaatgcagtaaAAATTGTATTCCCCAAGTGTACCAACTTGTTGTGTAGGTTTCACATAGACAAGAATGTCAAGGAAAAATGTAAATCCCtagttggtaaaaaaaaatgcatgggatTATGTGATGGATGCCTGGGGgagtttggttgattgtcctttTGAGGATCCGTTTGATGATTGccttaagaagtttgaaattgcttgTTTACCAtgaccaatgtttgttgactatgtcaacaaaacattgataattccccacaaagaaaaatttgttaaagcCTGGAtaaataaggtgatgcacttaggaaacacaacaacaaacatgtGTGAAAATTGTCATTTTCTATTAGGActtaatggataaaaatatttgtatatgtttatttttttttgtgtatttcataTGCATGGTTGAATCTGCTCATTGGGCTTTAAAAAGACTACTacagaatagccttggagacttatgtagtgtttgggaagccatgaacaacatgatcatgcTGCATCACACTTAAATTAAggcatcttttgagacaagtacacatgtgattggacatgtttttaaagttaccttgTACAAAAAACTACTTGGCATGgtatcaaggtatgctttaaaccAAATTTCCGCTGAGAGTGAGCGTGAGTTATGTTGGTATTGACAGTTCTCGTTGTGGTTGTGTAATGAGAACTACTCATGGttttccttgtgcatgtgagctagcTAGATATGTTGTCGGTAGCATACCTTTAGGtgtaatccatatgttttggcggaagctaagtttttcagaccaaAGATTATTTGAGCCCGAGGTTAACATAACAGATGAGATGAAAACCAAATCCAAGCGGTTTcaagaacttgatgtttgtggcaaagttactctaaagagtaaacttTGTAAAATTGCCTACCCTGATCTAAACTCTATGTGTCCCCCTTAAGAAAAGGTTAATACCAAAGGTGCTTAGAAGAAACTGATGACCAAATATCAAAGATCAACAAAGTGTGATCCGTCTTACTGAGAGTATGCTGATCATTACATTTtgtgcaaaatagtaattcttcagTCAAACGTAGTGCATCATCATTTGACCAAGCAATTCCAAGAAGGACTATGCCGATGTTTGATCAATTTCATCCGTGCATTCATGATtcattgaaaacattttcaatgtcAAAGCTGACGGTAACTGCAGATATCGTGCAATTTCTACCTTATTAGGTATGAGTGAAGATTCATGGTCTTTGGTGTGCCAccatttgcttaaagaacttgccaaATGGCCTGATGAGTATATCAACCAACCTCCTTGGTGGCATAGACAGatttaaggaattaaagtggtccctacttgttgatgagTTATCCATGGTATgtaatttctgttatttttttagttaaaatttagttttaataaatGTAATCATAATTGTAACATGCAGGTTACTATGGATAAGTGGATGAATATAACCaacatgggatatgtgattgtATCAAGGTATAATGTCATCCTTGTTTCTCTGGCtctccaacaaagcatgacattttttcctcttagaagtcaacctcCAATAGATTATTCTATGCATCACGTAATATGTATCGTTcatgtgtatgacaatcattttgttcaggtaaatGCATCATAATccagttttttaatttatgaaataaattgtgttataataatttgaaattttttgtgcataTTTAACAGGTTTTTTAAGAGATCGTTGTCCCTTATCACCTCTAGCTTTGTTATGGTCTAGAAATTGTCATCCTCAGGTAAAGCAGTGGCCAACTCTATATATAAGTAGAATGCAACAGTACAAAAatttgttgatgttgaaaacAAACTATGTTGATTTAAGTGAAGAGTGAAGATTTAGCTACTTATGTAATTATCATGTACTACACTAATATACAGTTGTTTCATTGGAAATTCATATAATTATCTATTATACTTTACTTTCAAACGATTTAGGGTTACTATAATACCTAGGGTTTAGTCTTATGCGCGTTATTAGGGTAAAGTGTTACTTGAAAATGGGGGTTTATTGGTACGCCACCAATTAGGGTTGACTGGTGTGTCACAAATGATGGGTTTTACTACGTAGGGTTTATTGTTATGTCTCAAGTTAGGGTTTTGTGTTAATTCAAAACTTAGGTTTTTTTGTTACGTGTCTAGTATAAGGTTTATGGTTTAATTTACGACCTATGATATACAGGTTCAatactaatataaaaaagatcTCAAATGAAATTTGTCAGACAAAAAAgttgtcaaataaaataaaatgataaacattGTCTAAGCATTTCCTAAAAAATTCTAATGTCTTCATGCGTCTTCCATATGCCATTTTCGTCACAATCACACATATACATTGCGTTTCGTAGTGACACCTCTAGCGATCCTTAGGCAGCCTTCCATGACACTGTATGCTTCTATAACTTCTATCACTATCTTCAGATTCAACAACCATTCTAACCTTTCAGCTATTGCTTGGCAAACATCCTATGAAATTGACAACAACAGAAAAGGGTTATACACATTGCATgttcaaataaaatgaatatcaaAGTCAGCTGAATATATATGTTACCACTGCATGTTGAGGCTGCTCTACATGAGAAGGTGCATCTGCAGGTGCTTCCTCCACAGCTGCAGCTGCCACCGAGTACTGAGGAATATCTGGTTCAACATATGTGTCATCTTGCACGACAGGTTGATGTCTAGTTGGATCCTTGGGCTGTGTCGGTCTAATCAAGGGATGATAAATCATGTAGAACCAGTCGATGTAGTTTGCTACACACTGTCCCAGCACAACACAAATCTGACCCACCAGTGCAAGGTACTCAGAAAAATCCATCCATTTGTCATCAATATATTCAAAGCTTAATCTTGATGCTGGAGAGTATGGAGGAATGTTCTGAACATTACCCAAACTGCCGCACAACCCTCTCTGGTTGGTGTATGAAAACAACTGGACCCCGTTGTATATGTCCgaaaaacaaagaaatcaaCTCGAAGTCTCTAACTACATGTTGGTCACCGTAAGGCATCCAACAAACACTATCAGATGTCAATCTATCTAGACGCTTCCGATACGTTGACACTGGTAATTCCTTCTAGAGTTCCAGCGGTAGGCACGCGGTTTCCTCTCATGATAATCTTCAACAACAATAGCATCAACACCAGAATGAAAATGCTCATAAATCCAACACTAcacatattttcaaaacaaaaaaaaattaaaatcaacatcaaagaagaacaaaataaaaaattaaattcaattataattacCTGTAATAGTGTGATATATCCTGCAAATTGTCTGTCACTATTTTTAGACACATCATTCAAATTGTCGTACATATGCGTAGCTTCCACTCTGGGTGAGGTCTTGAAAGGTGTCCAGGAAGACCACATGCACGtgtgttgcactcttgttagaaaaaagagtgcaacctagCAAATGCAACAGATAAACTCAAGCTAGTATAGTCCAATGTGTGGCATCACATTTGCTACGATAAATGTCTCATAGCCATGATAGTCGAACATATGCCCCATGACATTGTATTGTCTCAGCTCTTGCTTCATCTGCACTCACCTCAAGTAATTCGACTAATAGCAACACCACTTCCTCAACATGAACAGTCTCAAAGCTATGGAATGCGCCTGTGATGGGCAGATGAAGCAAAAAGGCCACATCATTGAGGGTGATAGTCACCTCTACTACAGGAAGATGGAAACTGCTAATTTCATTATGCCATCTCTCCGCAAAAACCGATATAAGTCCCTGATCGCTAGTGTCCAAGGCACATGTGATTAGAGGACATAATCATGTGGCAACAACTAAGCCTTCAACCTCTATAACAAGCCTGCCAAATTTCTGAACcttccttccatgggaggatAGCTTCAATTCAGgatgtttataaaaaatattaaa comes from the Glycine soja cultivar W05 chromosome 6, ASM419377v2, whole genome shotgun sequence genome and includes:
- the LOC114416130 gene encoding uncharacterized protein LOC114416130, with translation MDHAADEVHEQPKEATVDDEVVDVEGFPSGLHDTSVLNGYANHVAVIVWNREGLISVFAERWHNEISSFHLPVVEVTITLNDVAFLLHLPITGAFHSFETVHVEEVVLLLVELLEVALFFLTRVQHTCMWSSWTPFKTSPRVEATHMYDNLNDVSKNSDRQFAGYITLLQIIMRGNRVPTAGTLEGITSVNLFSYTNQRGLCGSLGNVQNIPPYSPASRLSFEYIDDKWMDFSEYLALVGQICVVLGQCVANYIDWFYMIYHPLIRPTQPKDPTRHQPVVQDDTYVEPDIPQYSVAAAAVEEAPADAPSHVEQPQHAVDVCQAIAERLEWLLNLKIVIEVIEAYSVMEGCLRIARGVTTKRNVYV